A single window of Danio rerio strain Tuebingen ecotype United States chromosome 15, GRCz12tu, whole genome shotgun sequence DNA harbors:
- the LOC103908642 gene encoding myelin-associated glycoprotein isoform X1, whose product MFVMKVSRVQASMGGQTGLFLFWLHVFCEVVLADVWKVDVEHKMEALVSSCVVLPCKFTYPAQQQPSDRIRGIWHKEKKWDDIIFHGDKTLVEDNFKGRTKLIGSLGGSNCSLEIDEVKNIDNGPYCFRVELETAPEDKYSFAENCVSINMIEEAPNPVVEAETSVLEGEPAIFKCSVRHTCPTHQPSLSWNHSGKIISSYKSLGHGNWEAESLLTFTPTKEDSHTSIECTVKYHGNVKGKMKASRPVFVKEKATLSHIIIPALSGLGAALLVGTVCFLVVKRYRKRIADLQSGVGVWNRLSRMSRRFRSGEGRSELGGREQRRSIWSRFSRRDQRHQIDRGFDNKRNYAGFGDKEFSKARMPSPKSQSKCYTAESYDDDDYTNTADLNLYGNI is encoded by the exons TTTCTAGAGTTCAGGCTAGTATGGGTGGACAGACAGGACTCTTTCTCTTTTGGCTTCACG ttttttgtgaAGTCGTGCTTGCTGATGTTTGGAAGGTGGATGTAGAGCATAAAATGGAGGCTCTGGTCTCGTCTTGTGTGGTGTTGCCTTGTAAATTCACATACCCTGCTCAGCAGCAGCCCTCTGATCGTATTAGAGGCATAtggcacaaagaaaaaaaatgggatGACATCATCTTTCATGGAGACAAGACACTGGTTGAAGACAATTTTAAAGGTCGCACAAAACTGATTGGTTCACTTGGTGGTTCCAACTGCTCCTTGGAGATTGATGAAGTGAAAAACATTGACAATGGCCCGTATTGCTTCAGGGTGGAATTAGAAACAGCTCCAGAAGACAAGTACTCTTTTGCGGAAAACTGTGTGTCAATTAATATGATTG AGGAAGCACCAAATCCTGTGGTGGAGGCTGAGACGTCTGTTCTTGAGGGGGAACCTGCAATCTTCAAATGCTCTGTCAGACACACCTGTCCGACCCACCAGCCCTCTCTCAGCTGGAACCACTCAGGAAAAATCATCTCGAGCTACAAGAGCTTGGGTCATGGAAACTGGGAAGCAGAGTCTCTCCTGACCTTCACCCCAACAAAGGAGGACAGTCACACCTCTATCGAATGCACAGTCAAGTACCACGGGAATGTCAAGGGTAAAATGAAAGCCAGCCGTCCTGTCTTTGTGAAAG AAAAAGCAACTCTCAGTCACATCATCATACCCGCCTTATCTGGACTTGGAGCGGCTCTTTTGGTTGGAACTGTGTGTTTCCTTGTTGTCAAGCGATATAG GAAACGCATTGCTGATCTTCAATCAGGAGTTGG AGTGTGGAATCGACTCTCAAGAATGTCTCGCAG GTTTCGCTCAGGCGAAGGTAGAAGTGAACTAGGTGGCAGAGAGCAGAG GAGGTCTATTTGGAGTCGATTTTCAAG GAGAGATCAAAGGCATCAGATTGACAGGGGCTTTGACAATAA GAGGAACTATGCAGGGTTTGGAGACAAGGAGTTCTCCAAAGCTCGAATGCCATCACCAAagag TCAGAGCAAATGTTACACT GCTGAaagttatgatgatgatgattacacCAACACGGCAGATTTAAACTTGTATGGAAATATCTGA
- the LOC103908642 gene encoding myelin-associated glycoprotein isoform X3 codes for MFVMKVSRVQASMGGQTGLFLFWLHVFCEVVLADVWKVDVEHKMEALVSSCVVLPCKFTYPAQQQPSDRIRGIWHKEKKWDDIIFHGDKTLVEDNFKGRTKLIGSLGGSNCSLEIDEVKNIDNGPYCFRVELETAPEDKYSFAENCVSINMIEEAPNPVVEAETSVLEGEPAIFKCSVRHTCPTHQPSLSWNHSGKIISSYKSLGHGNWEAESLLTFTPTKEDSHTSIECTVKYHGNVKGKMKASRPVFVKEKATLSHIIIPALSGLGAALLVGTVCFLVVKRYRFRSGEGRSELGGREQRRSIWSRFSRRDQRHQIDRGFDNKRNYAGFGDKEFSKARMPSPKSQSKCYTAESYDDDDYTNTADLNLYGNI; via the exons TTTCTAGAGTTCAGGCTAGTATGGGTGGACAGACAGGACTCTTTCTCTTTTGGCTTCACG ttttttgtgaAGTCGTGCTTGCTGATGTTTGGAAGGTGGATGTAGAGCATAAAATGGAGGCTCTGGTCTCGTCTTGTGTGGTGTTGCCTTGTAAATTCACATACCCTGCTCAGCAGCAGCCCTCTGATCGTATTAGAGGCATAtggcacaaagaaaaaaaatgggatGACATCATCTTTCATGGAGACAAGACACTGGTTGAAGACAATTTTAAAGGTCGCACAAAACTGATTGGTTCACTTGGTGGTTCCAACTGCTCCTTGGAGATTGATGAAGTGAAAAACATTGACAATGGCCCGTATTGCTTCAGGGTGGAATTAGAAACAGCTCCAGAAGACAAGTACTCTTTTGCGGAAAACTGTGTGTCAATTAATATGATTG AGGAAGCACCAAATCCTGTGGTGGAGGCTGAGACGTCTGTTCTTGAGGGGGAACCTGCAATCTTCAAATGCTCTGTCAGACACACCTGTCCGACCCACCAGCCCTCTCTCAGCTGGAACCACTCAGGAAAAATCATCTCGAGCTACAAGAGCTTGGGTCATGGAAACTGGGAAGCAGAGTCTCTCCTGACCTTCACCCCAACAAAGGAGGACAGTCACACCTCTATCGAATGCACAGTCAAGTACCACGGGAATGTCAAGGGTAAAATGAAAGCCAGCCGTCCTGTCTTTGTGAAAG AAAAAGCAACTCTCAGTCACATCATCATACCCGCCTTATCTGGACTTGGAGCGGCTCTTTTGGTTGGAACTGTGTGTTTCCTTGTTGTCAAGCGATATAG GTTTCGCTCAGGCGAAGGTAGAAGTGAACTAGGTGGCAGAGAGCAGAG GAGGTCTATTTGGAGTCGATTTTCAAG GAGAGATCAAAGGCATCAGATTGACAGGGGCTTTGACAATAA GAGGAACTATGCAGGGTTTGGAGACAAGGAGTTCTCCAAAGCTCGAATGCCATCACCAAagag TCAGAGCAAATGTTACACT GCTGAaagttatgatgatgatgattacacCAACACGGCAGATTTAAACTTGTATGGAAATATCTGA
- the LOC103908642 gene encoding myelin-associated glycoprotein isoform X2: MGGQTGLFLFWLHVFCEVVLADVWKVDVEHKMEALVSSCVVLPCKFTYPAQQQPSDRIRGIWHKEKKWDDIIFHGDKTLVEDNFKGRTKLIGSLGGSNCSLEIDEVKNIDNGPYCFRVELETAPEDKYSFAENCVSINMIEEAPNPVVEAETSVLEGEPAIFKCSVRHTCPTHQPSLSWNHSGKIISSYKSLGHGNWEAESLLTFTPTKEDSHTSIECTVKYHGNVKGKMKASRPVFVKEKATLSHIIIPALSGLGAALLVGTVCFLVVKRYRKRIADLQSGVGVWNRLSRMSRRFRSGEGRSELGGREQRRSIWSRFSRRDQRHQIDRGFDNKRNYAGFGDKEFSKARMPSPKSQSKCYTAESYDDDDYTNTADLNLYGNI; this comes from the exons ATGGGTGGACAGACAGGACTCTTTCTCTTTTGGCTTCACG ttttttgtgaAGTCGTGCTTGCTGATGTTTGGAAGGTGGATGTAGAGCATAAAATGGAGGCTCTGGTCTCGTCTTGTGTGGTGTTGCCTTGTAAATTCACATACCCTGCTCAGCAGCAGCCCTCTGATCGTATTAGAGGCATAtggcacaaagaaaaaaaatgggatGACATCATCTTTCATGGAGACAAGACACTGGTTGAAGACAATTTTAAAGGTCGCACAAAACTGATTGGTTCACTTGGTGGTTCCAACTGCTCCTTGGAGATTGATGAAGTGAAAAACATTGACAATGGCCCGTATTGCTTCAGGGTGGAATTAGAAACAGCTCCAGAAGACAAGTACTCTTTTGCGGAAAACTGTGTGTCAATTAATATGATTG AGGAAGCACCAAATCCTGTGGTGGAGGCTGAGACGTCTGTTCTTGAGGGGGAACCTGCAATCTTCAAATGCTCTGTCAGACACACCTGTCCGACCCACCAGCCCTCTCTCAGCTGGAACCACTCAGGAAAAATCATCTCGAGCTACAAGAGCTTGGGTCATGGAAACTGGGAAGCAGAGTCTCTCCTGACCTTCACCCCAACAAAGGAGGACAGTCACACCTCTATCGAATGCACAGTCAAGTACCACGGGAATGTCAAGGGTAAAATGAAAGCCAGCCGTCCTGTCTTTGTGAAAG AAAAAGCAACTCTCAGTCACATCATCATACCCGCCTTATCTGGACTTGGAGCGGCTCTTTTGGTTGGAACTGTGTGTTTCCTTGTTGTCAAGCGATATAG GAAACGCATTGCTGATCTTCAATCAGGAGTTGG AGTGTGGAATCGACTCTCAAGAATGTCTCGCAG GTTTCGCTCAGGCGAAGGTAGAAGTGAACTAGGTGGCAGAGAGCAGAG GAGGTCTATTTGGAGTCGATTTTCAAG GAGAGATCAAAGGCATCAGATTGACAGGGGCTTTGACAATAA GAGGAACTATGCAGGGTTTGGAGACAAGGAGTTCTCCAAAGCTCGAATGCCATCACCAAagag TCAGAGCAAATGTTACACT GCTGAaagttatgatgatgatgattacacCAACACGGCAGATTTAAACTTGTATGGAAATATCTGA
- the LOC103908642 gene encoding myelin-associated glycoprotein isoform X4, translating to MGGQTGLFLFWLHVFCEVVLADVWKVDVEHKMEALVSSCVVLPCKFTYPAQQQPSDRIRGIWHKEKKWDDIIFHGDKTLVEDNFKGRTKLIGSLGGSNCSLEIDEVKNIDNGPYCFRVELETAPEDKYSFAENCVSINMIEEAPNPVVEAETSVLEGEPAIFKCSVRHTCPTHQPSLSWNHSGKIISSYKSLGHGNWEAESLLTFTPTKEDSHTSIECTVKYHGNVKGKMKASRPVFVKEKATLSHIIIPALSGLGAALLVGTVCFLVVKRYRFRSGEGRSELGGREQRQVHKRLLCALLQQSRTADIPFENIPNGLLLIVKSY from the exons ATGGGTGGACAGACAGGACTCTTTCTCTTTTGGCTTCACG ttttttgtgaAGTCGTGCTTGCTGATGTTTGGAAGGTGGATGTAGAGCATAAAATGGAGGCTCTGGTCTCGTCTTGTGTGGTGTTGCCTTGTAAATTCACATACCCTGCTCAGCAGCAGCCCTCTGATCGTATTAGAGGCATAtggcacaaagaaaaaaaatgggatGACATCATCTTTCATGGAGACAAGACACTGGTTGAAGACAATTTTAAAGGTCGCACAAAACTGATTGGTTCACTTGGTGGTTCCAACTGCTCCTTGGAGATTGATGAAGTGAAAAACATTGACAATGGCCCGTATTGCTTCAGGGTGGAATTAGAAACAGCTCCAGAAGACAAGTACTCTTTTGCGGAAAACTGTGTGTCAATTAATATGATTG AGGAAGCACCAAATCCTGTGGTGGAGGCTGAGACGTCTGTTCTTGAGGGGGAACCTGCAATCTTCAAATGCTCTGTCAGACACACCTGTCCGACCCACCAGCCCTCTCTCAGCTGGAACCACTCAGGAAAAATCATCTCGAGCTACAAGAGCTTGGGTCATGGAAACTGGGAAGCAGAGTCTCTCCTGACCTTCACCCCAACAAAGGAGGACAGTCACACCTCTATCGAATGCACAGTCAAGTACCACGGGAATGTCAAGGGTAAAATGAAAGCCAGCCGTCCTGTCTTTGTGAAAG AAAAAGCAACTCTCAGTCACATCATCATACCCGCCTTATCTGGACTTGGAGCGGCTCTTTTGGTTGGAACTGTGTGTTTCCTTGTTGTCAAGCGATATAG GTTTCGCTCAGGCGAAGGTAGAAGTGAACTAGGTGGCAGAGAGCAGAGGCAAGTACACAAAAGATTATTATGTGCTCTTCTGCAACAAAGCAGAACTGCTGATATTCCGTTTGAAAATATACCAAATGGGCTTTTGTTAATAGTAAAGAGTTACTAA